DNA from Aggregatimonas sangjinii:
GGATTGGAAGTGGATTATTATACCAAGCGTACCGAAGACATTCTTGCCCAAAGAAGTTTGTCTGTTCCGGGAACCTTTGGCGCTCAGCTACCTAGTGAAAACATTGGTATTGTTGATAGTTGGGGGTGGGAGTTTACAGCGACTCATAAAAATACTATTGGTGATAATTTTTATTATAACATTGACGCCAATCTTACCCTAGCCCGAAATGAAATTGTATTTATAGACGAACCCGAGGGCGTCTTACCGGGAGCAAGTCTTACAGGAAAAGAAATAGGCGTAAGGGTAGGTTTCGTTGCCGATGGTTTGTTTCAGAATCAGGCCGAGATTGACAATGCGGCAACCCAATTTGGCGAATTGGCGCCGGGCGATATACGCTATGTGGATATCAATGGAGACGGAGTGGTCAATCAAGACGACCGTCAGGCAATAGGTTCCAGTAATACACCGGGTCTTATTTATGGTCTTAATATGGATTTTGGCTTTAAAGGGCTTAGGTTGGCTTTTAACTTTCAAGGAGCAACCGACTATACTAGGGAGGTTGAGCCAAGAGGTTTTCTGTTAGACGTGGGTAATAATTTTGCCGTACTTACAGACTCATGGACGGTTGATAATCCTGATGCGCGGTATCCAAGAATACTGCCGGATGGCAATACAAATAATAATCAAACCAGTACTTTTTGGGTAGAAGAGGTCTCTTTTTTGCGACTTAGAAGAGCGCAAATCAGTTATGACTTCTCCTCTGTATCCGAGAAATTGGAAGACATCGGTGTGAAAAATCTAAGTCTTAATGTATCCGGTACCAACTTACTCACTTTTACCAATATTTCTTTAGGTGATCCTGAAGGAACGGAAGGAAATTCATTATTTTACCCTATATCAAGGGTAGTATCTGTCGGACTCAATATAGGATTTTAAAAAACACATTAAATTAAATAAAATGAAAAAGATTGTAACGATTTTAGCCCTCGGTCTTGTTCTGGTCAGTTCTTGTAACGACGACTTTCTAGATAAGGAGCCTTTAGACCAGCTCAGTGCCTCCACGGTATTCGAAGACCAAGCGTTGGCTCAAGCTTTTCTTAATAACATCATTGGGCTACTGCCCGCAGGACAATATAATAGCCCTGGTGGTGGGTACGGTAATAGCTATTTGTTGGCATCCATCTCTGATGAGGCAAGGTCAAAGAGTGGCTGGGTTCCCTCGAATTCCGTTGTTCGACAGGGCGCCCTGAATCCATTAAATTTGGGAGGTCTCGATATTTGGGATGAAGCTTATACGGCCATACGGCAAGTGAACGAATTTCTAGTAGGACTGGAGGGATCTTCCTTTGATGAGGAATTTAAAATTAATTCGGCTGCGGCCGCTCGGTTTGTAAGAGCTTGGTTTTATTTTGATTTAACGAGACGATATGGCGACGTGCCTTTATTGACCAAAGCGCAAACTTTGGACGATGATGATCTATTCCCATCGGAAACTCCAAGGAATGATGTTTATATTTTTGTAAACGAGGAATTAGAGGCTGCTGCAAGTGCACTGCCGAACAAATCAGAGGCCAAGTCAGGTCAGCTGACCAAACAGGCGGCAATAGCTTTAAACGCCCGCGCCATGCTTTTTGCCGAACGTTACGAAGAAGCGGCGAATTTAGCGGACGCACTCATTAACGGATCTGAAAACGATGGACTGGAACTTTATGGTGCCAATCCTGCAAATGCGGAGGAAGCCCGAAAAAACTACGCGGATCTTTTTCTTTCTACAGGCGGCAATGTGGAAACGGTTTATGAAAGCCTTTTTCTAGTACCGGAAAGAGTACATCAATTCGATAGGGGTAATTGGCCGGTGCGTTGGAGAAATGACAATGGCGGTCAGACCGATCCAACACAGGAGCTCATAGATGATTTTGAAATGGCGAACGGTCTCCCTATAGAGGATGATGAGTCCGGGTACAATCCTGCAGACCCATATAGTAATCGTGAAGCACGTTTTTATGCTTCTATTTTTTACCATGGCGCCGAGTTTTCAGAAGTAGCGCCCTCTAGGGGTGAACCATTTATAGATATGGAATGGAACGCCTTTAATGAAGGTCCTGGTACCGTTCGGGATGGTAATGCGTCCATTACGGGATATTTGGTCCGTAAATTTGTAGATCCGTCAGTGGGTTTCGCGCCGGAGAGGGTGAGCAATACGGCCTGGCAAGAAATTCGATTTGCCGAAGT
Protein-coding regions in this window:
- a CDS encoding RagB/SusD family nutrient uptake outer membrane protein, which gives rise to MKKIVTILALGLVLVSSCNDDFLDKEPLDQLSASTVFEDQALAQAFLNNIIGLLPAGQYNSPGGGYGNSYLLASISDEARSKSGWVPSNSVVRQGALNPLNLGGLDIWDEAYTAIRQVNEFLVGLEGSSFDEEFKINSAAAARFVRAWFYFDLTRRYGDVPLLTKAQTLDDDDLFPSETPRNDVYIFVNEELEAAASALPNKSEAKSGQLTKQAAIALNARAMLFAERYEEAANLADALINGSENDGLELYGANPANAEEARKNYADLFLSTGGNVETVYESLFLVPERVHQFDRGNWPVRWRNDNGGQTDPTQELIDDFEMANGLPIEDDESGYNPADPYSNREARFYASIFYHGAEFSEVAPSRGEPFIDMEWNAFNEGPGTVRDGNASITGYLVRKFVDPSVGFAPERVSNTAWQEIRFAEVLLIYAEAENELNGPSVDVADAVNRVRRRAALPDLPAGLSQVEMRERIRQERRIELVFENHRWFDLIRWGQASTVLNANYHGMRIDRNGVPTAGEGGPEHVFDPAQLTFTVFEDPAFSNVFPDSYMLLPIPQDEVEANTNLSQNPGY